The following coding sequences are from one bacterium window:
- a CDS encoding response regulator, translating to MADAKKILIVDDESDVRTWLTTFFEDNGYATDTAVDGEEGFAKARAGGIDLITLDITMDNQSGVRMFRNLQKDPATDEIPVIMITGVAKEFKTFIERTKQVENPEGFFEKPVDRVALLAKVRELIG from the coding sequence ATGGCAGACGCGAAGAAGATCCTGATCGTGGACGACGAGTCCGACGTGCGCACCTGGTTGACCACCTTCTTCGAGGACAACGGCTATGCCACCGACACCGCCGTGGACGGGGAGGAGGGCTTCGCGAAGGCGCGCGCGGGCGGGATCGACCTGATCACCCTGGACATCACCATGGACAATCAGTCCGGGGTCAGGATGTTCCGCAACCTGCAGAAGGATCCCGCGACCGACGAGATCCCCGTGATCATGATCACCGGCGTCGCGAAGGAGTTCAAGACCTTCATCGAGCGCACCAAGCAGGTCGAGAATCCGGAGGGATTCTTCGAGAAGCCCGTCGATCGCGTGGCTCTGCTCGCGAAGGTGCGGGAGTTGATCGGCTGA
- a CDS encoding response regulator, protein MARAQDRPIRILLVDDETDLVDFLAHRLLKQGFTVAAANSGHEALRSIGGQTFDVAILDLKMPHMDGIELLEKIRDIQPSLEAIVLTGHGSTDSALAAGRLMAFRYLLKPYDYEELLVQIQEARERREQCQQEAYDAEMEQAMSPGHTSQEILARGEELRRKYERD, encoded by the coding sequence ATGGCTCGAGCGCAGGACAGGCCCATCCGCATCCTGCTGGTGGACGACGAAACCGATCTGGTCGATTTCCTGGCCCACCGGCTCCTGAAACAGGGATTCACGGTAGCGGCCGCCAACAGCGGTCACGAGGCCCTCAGGTCCATCGGCGGTCAGACCTTCGACGTGGCCATCCTCGACCTGAAGATGCCGCACATGGACGGCATCGAGCTGCTGGAGAAGATCCGCGACATCCAACCCTCCCTCGAGGCGATCGTGCTGACCGGGCACGGCTCCACGGATTCGGCGCTGGCAGCCGGGCGCCTGATGGCCTTCCGCTACCTGCTCAAACCCTACGACTACGAGGAGCTGCTCGTGCAGATCCAGGAGGCTCGCGAGCGTCGCGAACAGTGCCAGCAGGAGGCCTACGACGCGGAGATGGAGCAGGCGATGTCGCCGGGGCACACGTCCCAGGAAATCCTGGCCCGGGGTGAGGAGTTGCGTCGCAAGTATGAACGCGACTGA